From the Conger conger chromosome 13, fConCon1.1, whole genome shotgun sequence genome, the window TTAAGCTGAACTATGTCACGCTGGCCTGTCGCATTGGAGGCAGTAAAACACTATAAAGTAAAAGAGGTGGACAAGCTCAAGTCCAAACCCAGAACCATCACACACCCCCCAGAATACCTTCTACTACAATGGTACAGTCCTTGACAGAGAACTTCTACTTAGCCAGTGTGGTATTGTAAAATATGCCATCtctcaaacagacaaacacacgcacacgcacgcacacgcgcacacacatcatacaccatACACGCCAGAGCATTGTCACCTTGAACAGCAGTTTGATTTGCTGTACAAGACAACAGCAGTACATAGAACAGCAGTTAGATTTGCCTGAAAATGCACGGGACcatctttacacacacacacacacacacacacacacacacacacacacacctacagtctACAAACTGCCGTGCTGCATGGAATGACACGGCGTTTGCAGGCTGCTGGctcgtctccatggcaacactcATGGGTTACAGCACTGGGTGGCCGTTGATGATCAAGTCATCAAACTCCTCCTGCAGAGAGACAACGAGGAGAACCGCTCCACATTACTGCCCTTCCCGCTATGCCCGAGCTatcccccaaaacaagcatccAGTTCCCCAATCCACCCTTCCGTCCCTCTCACCTCCTCACTCTCCcggtcctcctcttcctcgtcctcctcccgGCCCCAGGGTGCAGAGCCGCCGCCCTCCCTCAGCAGGTGACGCACCTCCCCGTTGGGCCTGTGGAGGGCGCAGTAGAGGGGCGTGTGTCCCGCGTACGAGGGCTGGTCGACGGCGGCCCCCGCCCTGAGGAGCAGCCGCACCACCCCGGGGCTCTGAGACTCCACGGCCCAGTGCATCGGCGAACGGCCCGCACTCAGGTCCTGGCAGAGGTGCGAGAGGAAGGCCCCAAAAACCGTCACCCACAAGGGGAGAAACCACGTCTCACGTCACGGCAAACTCGGCTGTACGAGGGCTGTACGAGGTAGCGCGAAGACAGAGTAATTGaaaatcattgtgtgtgtgactgtagttTTATGACCATTACTCACATTTAATATGGGTAAAACTAAGGGGCTGCTGGTTATTGTAGTTTTATGAAGTTTAACATTACTCATATAGAACATGGGTGAAACTAAGGGGCTGCTGGTTATTGTAGTTTTATGAAGTTTAACATTACTCATACAGAACATGGGTGAAACTGAGAGGGGCCTCCTGGTTACTGTAGTTTTATGAGGTTTAACATTACCCATATGAACACGGGTAAAACTGAGAGGGGCCTCCTGGTTACTGTAGTTTTATGAGGTTTAACATTACCCATATGAACACGGGTAAAACTGAGAGGGGCCTCCTGGTTACTGTAGTTTTATCATTACCCATATGAACACAGGTAAAACTGAGAGGGGCCTCCTGGTTACTGTAGTTTTATGAGGTTTAACATTACCCATATGAACACGGGTAGAACTTTTAGGAGCTGCTGACAGTCCCCTCACTGCTACATTCTGCTGGGGGCTGACTTATTTTTGGGCCGTCTGTCACGGCAGTATGCAGCGTTGCGCTCGGACTCACTCTCTGGTTGACATCAGCGCCGGCGTCCAGCAGCATCTTCACGATGTCCTCGTCTCCCTTCTGCACAGCGAGGTGCAGAGCACTCAGCCCtgcgggggagggagaggagaaggatGAAAGGTCAGCAAGAAAGAAAGACCGCAAGTGAGGGATGAATGAAGGAGGATAGGTGAGAATAGTAAGTTTACTAGCACAGGAGCAGATGCCACTGTTCCCTGTTGCCTCACGTTAGTTAGCTAAACCGTTGTGACGGCCAAATGACGCGTTTCAGACTCAGTGCAATGTTTGTATCACCATTTAATCAGCATCATGGAGGCGCAAAATTTCTTACTGTTATTAGATGTAGCGACGTTGGCTTGCAATTCAAATGgtatttaaattgtatttcgaaaagctatgcaagctaACTAGAGAAACACTAGCGTAATGTACAATAACTTTAAAACAAACGtcttcaggttggcttgaaaagcccctTCCATTTTAATTGTCAACATAGATCACAGAAGCAGCTGCGTTTGCATGAGCAAAAGGTTGCACTATTTTTACAAACCTATGAGAATAAACTTTAAActcgatatgcaagcaggacagcgagTCACTTTGAATATCCAGTTAGGTGACGTTATGTAGTAATTGCGTGGACATTGATTGTTATTCCAGAgtcaaatatacaaataagaaCTGTATGTACTTTAGGTTGTTTGTAATAGACGTTGCCATTAAAAGCTGTAGAACCCGAAcccagacctgaggttttggcaaagCTTTTCCCCAGCCATCTTGAGAATGGCttttgccaaaatgttggctCAGACGTGGTAGTTCTTctgtgtgtgcccctgataatactgtTTTTTCAGTTGTCACATGTGATGCCATGAACAAAATGTAATCTAgacttctggtttctatatcctCAACTAGCATAGGAATTGTGATTCATTTCTATAGCCAAACTGTAGtataggctgcaccattctggagacttgagacttgactcggactctagctcagagacttgagacttgactcggactctagctcagagacttgagacttgactcggactctagctcagagacttgagacttgactcggactctagctcagagacttgagacttgactcggacttgcATTAAATgacgtgtgaacgtgtgtgtgtgtgtgtgtgtgtgtgtgtgtgtatgcgcgcgtgtgtgtgcgtgtccgagCCCGTACCGGAGTAGTTGGTGATGCGCAGGTGCTCTGGGTTCTTGGGGCTGGAGGTGAGCTCTCGCACGCAGGCCACCCTGCCCTCACGCACGGCCAGGTGCAGCGGGGTGTGACCCCCCCGCTCCTGCAGCTCCACACCTGCCCCGCCATACAGCAGCCCCCGCACACACTCCGGCTGGTCCACGATCACCGCCAGGTGGAGCgccgtctgagagagagagagagagagagagggagagggagagggagagggagagggagagggagagggagagggagagggagagggagagggagagggagagggagagggagagggagagggagaggagagagagagagagagagagagagagagagagagagagagagtgtcattagctaccattacattacacatatCTCGtctatattttttttccccatcaagTAAAGGTATGGtttggaaaatgaattgaattgagaaagggaggagggagagttaGAGATGGAGCAAATGCACAAGCTCTCTTCGCTCAAAGTGAACACATGGCCCATGTACCTCGGATAAACCCCCACACCCGATAGTGAATGCCCACTTGCCACTTGGGTAGTTCTAGCTCACCTGGCTAGAGTATATACAGGGCCAACCTTATGAAGATTTCTGGCTACTTTGTTGGCTCAATAAAACAAAGTAGAGTGGCAGAGACagcaaaagagagaaagacagaaaaacatggaaaatggaACAGAataaagaaggagagaggggcaaGGAGAAagacttatttacttattcacAGACAAATTGCAAGTCCCATCGAGAGCACTGGCAAGTATCGCATCATGTTTCATGTCAGGCACGATGAAAATCAGAGGCAAAAACTGGATCGTACCTCAATCCAGAACACAATCATACCAGTACCATCAATAGCGTCAACAGAAATAGCAGTGGCACGCaaacacagacgcgcacacaagCGCTGCACACCTGCCCCAGGTCGTTTTGAATGTCCAGGTAAGGCGTAAAACTCTGATCCAGAGATATGACCCCCAGAAGATACTGCACAAAGGACCAGTGTTCATGGATGAGTGCCAAGTGGAGTGCCCTGTAAGACAGAGGAGAGAACGGTGTCCATCTATTGTTAGAAAGCCTAGAATTGCAGAGCCCATTAGCGAAGGCCTTTATACATCGTAGCCTACGTTACAAATCAATTTGAAAGGACATACAATACAATCCTGCCCATGTCATTGTTTAATTAGCCACTACCAGTAGCGGAGACCAGTTATGTGGTCGAGCTAGCAGACAAACCAGTTGTTTTTAACCTATACTCACGTGTCTCCGTCCTCCGACACAAAGTTCAATGTGTTGAAGATTTCCCTCATCTGGCGCTCCTCCAGTGGGCCCGTTTCCACTCCACCCCCTGTCAAGCTGCTACTCCGGTCAACGGGACCGCTTCCAGCTCCTTCTCCCAATCGCATGGTTCCCATTCCCTGGGAAATGCAACTCAACATGTCATCCGTTATCGAATCGCCCAGAGCCGAGTCCAGTCTCTCGCCACAGCCAAGGGAAACGCAGGAGTCCGTGGGCCGCGGTTCGGATCTGGTTTCGGCGCTGACGGTAGTGGATGGGGTAGATTCCCAGGCTGGAGAGGACTCGTTTTCATTACCAAACGTAACATCGAGGCCGAGCGCCCCGCCACTAAGACACCCACCAAACCCGCTGTCGCACCACTCTTCCAACGGGACTGCGTGGATCCCTTTGGAACTTTCGTGTTTAGCGAATCCGATGCCGAACCCAGGCCGTACATGTTGATCTCCAGAATCCGGCAAGGTTTGCGACTGCACCGTCTGTGCTTGCATGTCCTCCATCTGGACCAAAAAATGGGCTTTATAACGAGCAACGACAAAAAGTATGCAATATTTTACAGTGACAAGCCAGCGATGTTTATGTCCTTTTAAGGGTGCAAGTGGCCCCCTTATATTCGCAGATTGTACCGAGGACAGCTGAAAAGCTGTGACGGCTAGCGAGTCATTTCATCGAATTTCATCTTAATCGTTTCGGTTCTGCGTATTAGTCCTGCGAATTTAACGCCATAGATTTTAGTTTCTGTTGGACGAAAGGTGTTTTGCTGTTCTGGGGAATTCCCAATCGCCCCTCTTATCATATCGAGACtgtctgcactccactctgctagagAGCTTCCTTTCCAGGCCGGAAGTTTACCAATTGTTTTCTCGCACAGCGATCTGGGTTATGAAGTTAAATATAACCACAACACATCATATTCCAATATATCAACAAAgcgttaatgtttttatatgcaCACAAATAACACGTAcgtatttctgtttgtgttttgtttatatgcaaatgaaaaagCATCGTTATTTAAGTCATTCATTAGCGCAAAAATAATATTATCAATGAGCTGTCATCGAAAACTCCATACAAAACGTATTTTATTGTAAGGTTGGCGATGTATTGCATTGCTATATAATCGTATGACCTTAATGTAGCAGAGTTCTACATTTATGTTCATTCACATTAAACGGCGTAAATTAAAAGTGACACCAAAAAGCACAAGGTGGCGCACATGCTtcgtgaaaaaaagaaagaaagaaggaaaaaagcCCAAAACACCAATCTACTAGACGACTCGTGTTGTTTTGAGAATGAGAACAAAGGAACACAATTTTCTCAAGAAAGGTTAACATGGGCACCATCTGCCCACGAAGCTGTGTGATCGATGTTTTTGCGGTAACCCGTAAGCCATAGTGACATATCTGTTTGGCATGTAGGCTGCAGTTATAATTTGTTTGTACACGCCCCTGTTTTAACTAAAGAGGGGTTTAGAGCACAGGCACAGGTGACAAGTGCCCTTGAGCCAAAGGTGTCAACCACCCCTCTCTGTGAAGTCGCCATTTTTAGGCACATTCAGTTGCATAAGAAACAGTAAATGTAGGCTCATGGTGTAGAGCAAGGACGAACTGCAAATGCTTAAACGTGAAAGCAGTATTtgtaaatgctttaaaaaactaaattactgtatgcttttattttttgtaacatATGTTGGAAGGACTATATTGTGGATTTTCTTATGCTGCTGACATATCTATAAGTgtgataaattataaattaccTCCCTGGTTGTAATTTCAGTCAAGTTTAGTTGAACACCCAGCACTTCTAGTAATGCCACAATCATTTAATTCTCGGATTTGGGTAGGCATAGGGACTAGGTAGTGTGTACCAGGGGGACATTACttgatcatttattttttaaatgaatacatttaatattaatTACAAAAGTCaccttttatttataatttctgCCTATACGGACAAGTGGTAacttcactcattcattcattatcctaacccgcttatcctgaacagggtcgcaggggggctggagcctatcccagcatacattgggcaaaaggtaggaatacaccctggacaggtcagcagggcacacacaccattcattcacacactcatgcctatgggcaatttagactctccaatcagcctaacctgcatatctttggactgtgggaggaaaccggagtacccggaggaaacccacgcagacacgggagaacatacaaactccgcacagagaggccccggccgacggggatttgaacccaggacctccttgctgtgaggcggcagtgctacccactgcaccatccgtgccaccacaaGTGGTAACTTACATTATGTAATGCATTCCTGGAAGATATTATCACAGGTTTTTGGTTCCACAGCAGCTGATTGCACAAAGCTTTGCAGCTGGATGCGCGAGGTCGATAAGATACAGATAAAATGTCTGAGTGAACTCAAAAGCTGATTTTCAAGACCGTTGTCATAAGTCTTAAAATGCTCTCAGATTTTAGCATGTGCATAAGCCAGCTAAACACAAAGGATAGATAAGACATTGTAATGAAATGAGAGGAGTGTTGAATGAAAGCTTTGCTTATAATTCTCAATTTAACCTCCATCGGGCTCAAACTATAACCTAAAAAAGGAGTCAACTTCACAAAAAACTCCTCAAACAGTTGATGTTGTTTGTTCTGACAGGCTTGAAATTGCCCAGAAGGCTCACCTTAGTCCTTGGGCCCAAAGAAAGCTATGACTTCGGGCCTGGAAATGATCAGCAGAGTGGTGATTATTTAAGATAATGAGGTCTAGCACCCTATTACGGCATGGGCTTAAATCAACAGAGAACTGAAACAACCACTTCATGCCTCACCTCTTAATGCAGGATGTAGGACTGGAAGAAAGGAGGGCATTGATGAAATAGGGGGGTGGGAGACATTGAGAAAGTGAGGGAATGGGGATGAGGGGGAGTGGTAGTGAGCAGAGTGAGCATGAACAGCGTGCAGCATGGTGGTAAGAGAGGGGAGTGGAAAAGCACAAAGGAGAATCTTCTGAGGTGCTATACaactgttgtgcccttgagcaagggagTTGTTTTTACTCCAACCGTGAGAGGGGCTGCAGTGTCACCTGCTCCTCTATCcactcttcttctctttctgtctcttttttcactctctctc encodes:
- the nfkbib gene encoding NF-kappa-B inhibitor beta, which translates into the protein MEDMQAQTVQSQTLPDSGDQHVRPGFGIGFAKHESSKGIHAVPLEEWCDSGFGGCLSGGALGLDVTFGNENESSPAWESTPSTTVSAETRSEPRPTDSCVSLGCGERLDSALGDSITDDMLSCISQGMGTMRLGEGAGSGPVDRSSSLTGGGVETGPLEERQMREIFNTLNFVSEDGDTALHLALIHEHWSFVQYLLGVISLDQSFTPYLDIQNDLGQTALHLAVIVDQPECVRGLLYGGAGVELQERGGHTPLHLAVREGRVACVRELTSSPKNPEHLRITNYSGLSALHLAVQKGDEDIVKMLLDAGADVNQRDLSAGRSPMHWAVESQSPGVVRLLLRAGAAVDQPSYAGHTPLYCALHRPNGEVRHLLREGGGSAPWGREEDEEEEDRESEEEEFDDLIINGHPVL